A region of Coleofasciculus chthonoplastes PCC 7420 DNA encodes the following proteins:
- a CDS encoding cytochrome P450 has translation MDNQKILEVHERQLKFSRLLAKIGQNNPIGKVIRLRAYFLDLPVLTKQWRDYLYVRKERISDKFLGLDQGIIHTSYADAKRLVETTPQQRDNYLGPLKINARSYFLGHPLCLGTNGDEHAGIRALFFHALPEPEEITEVLAKLVDEELAKATKPGIIDVKTDLPKMIVALLHELVLNLKLSEEEIAGSVGYIGGLGLATVPNLIHNTLLRNKTRSHIQHRQGLVDTYKKSPKYQDYLGFGATHQLNEQQVANNLFDMIHVAGTAGTSDLLASVFGVLCQDEALRANVSAEIDTVWDGQTPPNAQTLAQLELTEKVIFETARLYPPVRFLNQMSTEPMEVEIGGQRCPFQKGTRLVASLFTANRDPDKYEEPDTFKTTRDYRDLLSWNGSNQERNCPGRALSIAIVKLFCLYAFKHYQWRSVSGVEWDMKKFAPFKPNLVLNGFARRAN, from the coding sequence ATGGACAATCAAAAAATACTCGAAGTCCATGAGCGTCAACTCAAGTTCTCGCGCCTCTTGGCAAAAATTGGTCAGAACAATCCCATTGGCAAAGTCATTCGTTTAAGGGCTTATTTTTTAGACCTTCCGGTACTAACCAAGCAATGGCGAGATTATTTGTATGTGCGGAAGGAACGGATCTCCGATAAATTTCTGGGTTTGGATCAGGGAATCATCCATACCTCCTACGCTGACGCCAAAAGGCTGGTTGAAACCACACCTCAGCAACGGGATAATTATTTGGGACCCTTGAAAATCAATGCTCGCAGTTATTTTCTCGGTCATCCCTTATGTTTAGGAACCAATGGTGATGAACATGCAGGGATTCGAGCGTTATTTTTTCACGCTTTACCGGAACCCGAAGAAATAACAGAGGTATTAGCAAAGTTAGTCGATGAAGAGCTAGCTAAGGCGACAAAGCCGGGAATAATCGATGTTAAAACTGACTTACCCAAAATGATTGTCGCCCTATTACACGAACTAGTTCTTAACCTCAAATTATCTGAGGAAGAAATTGCTGGCTCAGTTGGTTATATTGGAGGGTTAGGATTAGCGACTGTTCCCAATCTTATTCATAATACACTGTTGAGGAATAAGACGCGATCGCACATTCAGCATCGTCAAGGGTTAGTAGACACTTACAAAAAATCTCCCAAGTATCAAGATTATCTAGGGTTCGGGGCGACACATCAGTTAAATGAACAACAGGTTGCCAACAATCTGTTTGATATGATCCATGTTGCCGGAACTGCTGGAACCAGTGATCTCCTTGCCTCTGTGTTCGGTGTTTTATGTCAAGATGAAGCCTTAAGAGCAAATGTTAGTGCTGAAATCGATACCGTTTGGGATGGTCAAACTCCCCCAAACGCCCAAACTTTAGCCCAACTCGAATTAACCGAAAAGGTAATTTTTGAAACAGCACGTCTTTATCCGCCCGTTCGTTTTCTCAATCAAATGTCTACCGAACCGATGGAAGTAGAAATTGGCGGTCAGCGATGTCCATTCCAAAAGGGAACTCGTCTAGTCGCTTCCCTATTTACGGCGAATCGCGATCCTGACAAATATGAAGAGCCAGATACATTTAAAACTACACGAGATTATCGCGATCTTTTATCCTGGAATGGCTCGAATCAGGAACGCAACTGTCCGGGCAGAGCCCTATCGATTGCGATTGTAAAACTGTTCTGTTTATATGCATTCAAGCACTATCAATGGCGTTCCGTTTCTGGTGTAGAATGGGATATGAAAAAGTTTGCTCCCTTTAAGCCAAATTTAGTGTTGAATGGCTTTGCACGGCGAGCCAACTAA